The Hevea brasiliensis isolate MT/VB/25A 57/8 chromosome 1, ASM3005281v1, whole genome shotgun sequence genome has a window encoding:
- the LOC110641533 gene encoding protein phosphatase 2C 16 isoform X2 translates to MEEMSPAVAMTLSLGNSMCDSSGIATHVEITRRKLVTDTVSLLSDPARVVSDEAVTACCGSSSDTKNEEDFATLSAPEDGGVQVTDSLKILPENGNISVPTDVIQESDEDEVLSVAEDNNGIMTEQLLALEAGSEISLPKSVGIEDSQIIAKAIIVESSNEVQVPTAKLLIAAVSSNADISDGSDLRASAVVLKLPSEKNLSKGTTRSVFELDCIPLWGSVSICGRRPEMEDAVTAIPRFVKIPIKMLIGDRFVDGLSESLTDLTSHFYGVYDGHGGTQVANYCRDRIHWALAEEIANVKNDLTDASMEVHQQVQWEKAFTRCFLNVDEEIGGKGTRSTIEGHVDASDAAFEPLAPETVGSTAVVALVCSSHIIVANCGDSRAVLYRGKESMALSVDHKPNREDEYARIEASGGKVIPWNGHRVCGVLAMSRSIGRRPPFLAQMLILFTLKQLCIVQLASTTIDLAD, encoded by the exons ATGGAAGAGATGTCCCCAGCGGTTGCAATGACGCTTAGTTTAGGCAATTCTATGTGTGATAGTTCAGGTATTGCAACCCATGTGGAAATTACGCGACGAAAGCTAGTAACAGACACTGTGAGCTTGTTGTCTGATCCTGCTAGGGTGGTATCCGATGAGGCTGTTACTGCATGCTGTGGAAGTTCTAGCGACACTAAGAATGAGGAGGACTTTGCCACCTTGTCTGCACCAGAAGATGGTGGTGTTCAAGTAACTGATTCACTGAAAATATTGCCAGAAAATGGAAACATATCAGTTCCAACTGATGTGATTCAGGAAAGTGATGAAGATGAAGTATTGTCAGTTGCGGAAGACAATAATGGAATAATGACTGAGCAATTGTTGGCATTGGAAGCAGGATCTGAAATAAGCTTGCCAAAATCTGTTGGGATTGAAGATAGCCAAATTATTGCTAAGGCTATAATTGTGGAGTCATCAAATGAGGTGCAGGTGCCTACGGCAAAACTTCTTATTGCAGCAGTGAGCTCAAATGCTGATATCTCTGATGGCTCTGATTTAAGGGCATCTGCAGTGGTTCTTAAGTTGCCCAGTGAGAAGAATCTCAGCAAAGGAACTACACGGAGTGTGTTTGAACTTGATTGCATACCCCTTTGGGGTTCTGTATCAATTTGTGGCAGAAGACCAGAAATGGAAGACGCTGTTACAGCTATCCCTCGGTTTGTAAAAATTCCTATCAAGATGCTTATTGGTGACCGTTTTGTTGATGGATTAAGTGAGAGTTTGACCGATCTAACGAGTCATTTTTATGGTGTTTATGATGGCCATGGGGGCACTCAG GTTGCTAACTACTGTCGTGACCGAATCCATTGGGCCTTGGCTGAAGAGATTGCAAATGTTAAAAATGATTTAACTGATGCGAGCATGGAAGTACACCAGCAGGTGCAGTGGGAAAAAGCCTTCACTAGATGCTTTCTTAACGTTGATGAAGAGATTGGAGGAAAAGGTACCAGAAGCACCATTGAAGGCCATGTTGACGCTTCTGATGCTGCTTTTGAGCCGTTGGCACCAGAAACAGTTGGATCTACTGCTGTGGTTGCCTTGGTATGTTCATCCCATATCATAGTTGCAAACTGTGGTGATTCAAGAGCAGTGCTTTATCGTGGAAAAGAGTCAATGGCATTGTCTGTTGATCATAAA CCAAACAGAGAAGATGAATATGCAAGGATTGAAGCTTCTGGAGGCAAGGTGATTCCGTGGAATGGACATCGTGTTTGTGGTGTTCTTGCTATGTCTAGGTCAATTGGTAGGCGCCCTCCATTTTTGGCTCAAATGTTAATTCTGTTCACGTTGAAGCAACTTTGTATTGTGCAGCTTGCTTCTACAACTATTGATCTTGCTGATTAA
- the LOC110641533 gene encoding protein phosphatase 2C 16 isoform X1 — translation MEEMSPAVAMTLSLGNSMCDSSGIATHVEITRRKLVTDTVSLLSDPARVVSDEAVTACCGSSSDTKNEEDFATLSAPEDGGVQVTDSLKILPENGNISVPTDVIQESDEDEVLSVAEDNNGIMTEQLLALEAGSEISLPKSVGIEDSQIIAKAIIVESSNEVQVPTAKLLIAAVSSNADISDGSDLRASAVVLKLPSEKNLSKGTTRSVFELDCIPLWGSVSICGRRPEMEDAVTAIPRFVKIPIKMLIGDRFVDGLSESLTDLTSHFYGVYDGHGGTQVANYCRDRIHWALAEEIANVKNDLTDASMEVHQQVQWEKAFTRCFLNVDEEIGGKGTRSTIEGHVDASDAAFEPLAPETVGSTAVVALVCSSHIIVANCGDSRAVLYRGKESMALSVDHKPNREDEYARIEASGGKVIPWNGHRVCGVLAMSRSIGDRYLKPWIIPDPEVMFIPRARDDECLILASDGLWDVMTDDEACEVARKKILLWHKKNGVTSLDERGKEIDPASQAAAEYLSMLALQKGSKDNISVIVVDLKAQRKFKSKS, via the exons ATGGAAGAGATGTCCCCAGCGGTTGCAATGACGCTTAGTTTAGGCAATTCTATGTGTGATAGTTCAGGTATTGCAACCCATGTGGAAATTACGCGACGAAAGCTAGTAACAGACACTGTGAGCTTGTTGTCTGATCCTGCTAGGGTGGTATCCGATGAGGCTGTTACTGCATGCTGTGGAAGTTCTAGCGACACTAAGAATGAGGAGGACTTTGCCACCTTGTCTGCACCAGAAGATGGTGGTGTTCAAGTAACTGATTCACTGAAAATATTGCCAGAAAATGGAAACATATCAGTTCCAACTGATGTGATTCAGGAAAGTGATGAAGATGAAGTATTGTCAGTTGCGGAAGACAATAATGGAATAATGACTGAGCAATTGTTGGCATTGGAAGCAGGATCTGAAATAAGCTTGCCAAAATCTGTTGGGATTGAAGATAGCCAAATTATTGCTAAGGCTATAATTGTGGAGTCATCAAATGAGGTGCAGGTGCCTACGGCAAAACTTCTTATTGCAGCAGTGAGCTCAAATGCTGATATCTCTGATGGCTCTGATTTAAGGGCATCTGCAGTGGTTCTTAAGTTGCCCAGTGAGAAGAATCTCAGCAAAGGAACTACACGGAGTGTGTTTGAACTTGATTGCATACCCCTTTGGGGTTCTGTATCAATTTGTGGCAGAAGACCAGAAATGGAAGACGCTGTTACAGCTATCCCTCGGTTTGTAAAAATTCCTATCAAGATGCTTATTGGTGACCGTTTTGTTGATGGATTAAGTGAGAGTTTGACCGATCTAACGAGTCATTTTTATGGTGTTTATGATGGCCATGGGGGCACTCAG GTTGCTAACTACTGTCGTGACCGAATCCATTGGGCCTTGGCTGAAGAGATTGCAAATGTTAAAAATGATTTAACTGATGCGAGCATGGAAGTACACCAGCAGGTGCAGTGGGAAAAAGCCTTCACTAGATGCTTTCTTAACGTTGATGAAGAGATTGGAGGAAAAGGTACCAGAAGCACCATTGAAGGCCATGTTGACGCTTCTGATGCTGCTTTTGAGCCGTTGGCACCAGAAACAGTTGGATCTACTGCTGTGGTTGCCTTGGTATGTTCATCCCATATCATAGTTGCAAACTGTGGTGATTCAAGAGCAGTGCTTTATCGTGGAAAAGAGTCAATGGCATTGTCTGTTGATCATAAA CCAAACAGAGAAGATGAATATGCAAGGATTGAAGCTTCTGGAGGCAAGGTGATTCCGTGGAATGGACATCGTGTTTGTGGTGTTCTTGCTATGTCTAGGTCAATTG GTGATAGATATTTGAAACCGTGGATTATTCCTGACCCAGAAGTCATGTTTATTCCTCGAGCTAGAGATGACGAATGCCTTATTTTAGCAAGTGATGGCTTGTGGGATGTCATGACAGATGATGAAGCCTGTGAAGTGGCTCGAAAGAAGATTTTGCTCTGGCACAAAAAGAATGGAGTTACATCTCTGGATGAAAGGGGCAAAGAAATTGATCCGGCATCTCAAGCAGCAGCTGAGTACCTTTCAATGCTCGCGCTGCAAAAAGGAAGCAAGGATAATATCTCAGTGATAGTGGTGGACTTGAAAGCTCAAAGGAAGTTCAAGAGCAAATCTTAA
- the LOC110641543 gene encoding 60S ribosomal protein L18a-like protein, translating to MDQGHSTNAVDDKQGEYILINDAEEPQLGLFDKPLPCFGCGIGWFSLLLGFVCPLIWYFATILYFGRYYHKDPRERSGLAACTIAATLCTIAAVIALLVILL from the exons ATGGATCAGG GGCACTCAACTAATGCTGTGGACGATAAGCAAGGCGAGTATATTCTGATTAATGATGCTGAGGAACCTCAGTTGGGACTGTTTGACAAACCCCTTCCTTGTTTCGGCTGCGGAATTGGATGGTTTTC TCTCTTGCTTGGATTTGTGTGCCCATTGATTTGGTACTTTGCAACAATTCTCTACTTTGGGAGATACTACCATAAGGATCCAAGAGAACGATCAGGGCTAGCTGCCTGCACAATAGCT GCTACGCTATGCACAATAGCTGCAGTGATTGCCCTACTCGTTATTTTGTTGTAG